aggattataattcctttccataaactctataaatataggcctagggtcacatgtttaatagacgattattgaagtattcaaggtaagatttttaaagcaaaaatcagccaaacacttgcacccaagtagccgaaaatctaaggaaccttaagggcgattctagttggtcaagcttaaggagcatccggacgtactgtggactatctacggagggacgacacttggactcctaaagacttgttcttgttcggctcgggcgcagctagggagggcacgctacaaagtgtatgcatctgaattatgctaaatgattatgtgttaataatatgtttcctggctttatggtttttccgcatgatttatgtttattcatatgtatcataatctaACACGGCTTGAGATGCAGGAGACCATTGAATCTCAGAGCAAGGAGCTGGCCGTCCTGAGGAGTGACAAGAAGTAGTGCTTGATCAAAATCAATGAACAAGTTCTTGTTATTGAGACCCTTAATGCCGAAGCCCTTTCTGCCCAGTCGTTCCTCCAGGAGGCCGAGGCCAAGGTGAAGGAAGCTGCGAGCTTGCGCCAGCAAGTGGCCAGTCTTGAAGAGATGGTCTCGGCTTCTCAGGCTGAGGTTTCTCGGGTCAAGGCCGAGGCCAAGTTGGCTGCAGAGGAGGTGAGATAGAGAACTCGCCGAGCCTGGGACGCCTGCATGGAGGACTTCTCATTTGCCTGGTTTGAGCGGCAGATTAGAAAGCAGGGTGCAATCATTGAAGCTGAGAAACAAGGTCTTCCTCCTCCCGTGTTTGAGGATTCCGATGCCGAAAGTGAGTAGGTGAACTCACCGGCTCCGGAGGAGGGGACTTCAGCTCAGCCAACCTCAAAGCCTGCTGTCGAAGGTCCAGATGGTGTGGGCACGTCGGCCTCcgcctgtaatacctcgtatttttataatatttataagtatattttattatatttataaagcattttacgattagttagcatttaaataatgtttaaatgtattttatttaatgtattttaattaattagaatatttattattttaattaattacgaaacgaatttaattcttgagtcgggaaattaaataggttgcaaatgatttttaaaggtttcgggttttaaatgaaaagtccaattcgttttattaaacgagcccaatcaaaagaatttaattccaaGCTCTAATGTTAGCCCGATCATttattcctaagcccaactcaaatctcctCAGCccagcccatcaagggattagggagcctataaataggactccccttcattaaatgatccccctattttgtcataaacccttttctctCTTACTTGCCCCAcacccctctttctctctccctttgttCGTCCGGGTCACTCGGCCCGCAAGCACGAGCCTCGTGTTGTTGCTGCGTGTCGCTGCCCTCCCTCTTGTTGCGTCATTGTTGCGGTGTGGTGCTGCCAGTCGCACGCCCACACTCCCCCTCTCGTTGCTCTGCCTTGCGCTCACCCTCGCGCACCAGCTCGCGCGCCCCTGCTCTCTCTCGCCCCTTCGTTGCGCACAGCGCCCCTGCTCTCTCGCCCCTTCCTCGCGCACCAcgcccagcgcccagcgtgTTGTGCTGCCTCGTCCCGCGCGCGCCAGCTCTGCTGTGTCCCGACCTCTGTCGCGCGCACACaccgagtgtgtgtgtgtgtgtgtgttgtttttgttcgttgttcaatccttttcgcccaatcacattaattcgtggttgttccgtgctataggccggattggtataattctcttcttccttacgtattctatttaaattccgtattttaaattataatatcaatattgttttgagtaattaaaatgctgggaaccggttatgaataccgtggtttgaggatttgcgtgttgtgatcattaggcttgttttaagtattaaaggacgaattttcagatttgtttattgaatgaagaattgatttttatgataataaattagttttattgcgattttcaagttagggttttaacctagacctaatgagtcaattgattagcataattaggtgatgattttaattaattatgataatcaattatattttcagatttgaataaaggtttaaagtgtcgatttttattgattttaaaggcggaaaaagtatgttttcgtactagggattggttttacaaattgagacgtttATATTGTTGAAAAACGAtggaattctaaagtttaaatgaggttttaaattttattaagttgctggaaatttaatgaacatggaaataatttaagtttcattattttgatgataggaggtgatttctagttgagtgctcgttattgcaaagtggtccctacgcttaggtattcaaggtacgcacaagtctagggcgaccacaccaatTGTCAAGAGAATtccatgattgttgttgatgtgaattatattatgtggaatcatgtttattttggtgaacgagcatgtgatttatgatgttggatttattggattaattgttgaacaagcatgttgaaattattatgagtatggatttcattgtcaatcatgttgttcaatatttatgcatgtatggtttgtttcacatgcaagggatggattatttatttgtatgctattgtacgggatgtctagcatactttgagccaattattcgtacctcgttgtactatttattttaccacatgtgaagggttagctcgtgtaagccaccgcacatgtagggttcagttgggaatattatgtatgaaatgaattaggatttgtcgtgcaagggcacaaccctcatgttaatgtgcatgatgtggagtctcactttggtgaggaggaacatggtagtaatttcacaagagtcttgcttggttgatcacaagtcttaacgcattaaaataagattgttttggttgtttattaattgtatgaatgtacattgttgagtcttgagttcacctttaataaaatattaataaacgtaaagtgcaaccagaacaagcttcaaaactcttggaacgtatataccttgagtatgaacaatggggggagtcttgccggaaagctgaATTCCGTccgtatggcccgacactcggtatggcccgaatttattatttattatttggtgtatggttggctcccatcacctttcctttatggaacattcttttggcccgttcgaagcttattctaattaaattgtgagtcaagagtcgagtcaagagtcgagtcttgtattcatgatttacgtgttgattattaaatggcttttgcatgttgattattactttagcgagtgatgcatgtttatagtttcatttcactccattcttgtaagtactcatcttttgctgactacgtgctttgtgtgtttttggtcatggcctttgccttaatgaccctatgatgatctatcatttgcacttgcattgatggggagtagaataatatagcaggttggtagatcgaaatcatgtggcttgggatgatcgagagagttgcatgttttcgtattttgaactatttaactttactttaattatgtttgaaatgtttgaattatttatactttgggttttgggccattatggttccaaattgtaggaggcctcgatatttcattaattatgtttttaaaagtagttgacattaatttccgctgtgTAATTCttgtaatagccttaaccgttatcacggtggcggtaatactttagtaattcctttattttaagttggaaaatgattttataaaagcaaggaattattagggtgttacaaagtggtatactagagcttagtttcattccttctttgtagtaatcaatactacaaagtggtaatcggagactaatgcggaactttaggattttaaaatattattttcctaaagtcaaaacgtattattttgagtactcaatattttaaaggtcaaatatcaattattttgggttgtttgaaatgagttgaaaagttgggttattatttaatttaattaaattttccgaaatattctttttatttcactcgaaaatttcgaattaaattcgaataaattttattattttcggatttccttaaaaatatccgaattatttatttattttatttaattatttatttatttattattattcgaatatttttttttcgaatttatattttaaatttttttcggatttctttttttttttttaattatccgaaatttatttatttatttatttatttaatcaataattcttattaattttcgattttaatttaaataatttcaactaagttaggagttatttcttaattaatttcaaaaattaatattattttcaagtgagaaatgggtagactaagaagggcatattagtttaagtatgcattttatgtgattatgtggattattaattgccatgtatatgttctaaccatgttttatcttgctttatgtgattaattgcatcatacttcatgttgagcatatatttgtgcattgaaaattgtatggctccacgaactatttattgtatccttttggggttggaatttctatggaaacgcgttagtaagacttttttgttgtgaattttcaggaattaaggatgctaccttctaagttcaccagtctaggatacttagagaagatggataatgagactcctcgcatgtatgttcagaagatcgtgtttgcttgtgactatttggcttcgaccaagaatatgccccaccttaggcacaaagatatgatggctagtatggttattcattgtttgccccataagaacccttacatagacctcaagaacaagttcagtgacatgcattttggtgatggtacccctaagctgtacaaatatgggactagtgatggtaggtggaagtatgattctgaggttcttgctactatcttagaggttgcggaaaatagctatgaggatgggaagtattctgcgggtctaggtatgggctatggaggaatagaaagtgatggtgaggatggcatgatccatgatgagcaagctagtgaggttgaggaggatagtgatgatgatgtggtagagattgaaaaccctaatcctatagttcctgaaccaaccattgagatatccagtagatctgaagatgagcttgaaaagaacaatgtggttgatagtgagccacagcaaaatgatgaggctatggatgaagactcggatccggaagaagacttggatgatcctaatgatcaagactttactccagagcaatacaatgAAAGAAAAGATCGTcgtgacgttagtctctagagaaatgtaatccttagttttatttttcgttgattaataaagtggcaaagctactatttatggtttttagtttccttatagttggagaataaatgttatggaattagtggatgtaagacttattcattggagttttaataaaagaatagaattttcttttcgttatctcttaagttcaattctcaattctaagtcttgtgggtatcgcaaagggattaattgttatttcttcaatgaaattttatgtgcaaggtggtctagtagcaaccatctaaatttacttgcatcgaatagtggggtgagaaggcccaaaaatgccgccaactcttcccctagggtgCGCCTAaacgtgttcttgttgtgagtaggttcgttgtcgaactagtgccttagtaatgtcatgtccaaccaatattaaagttagcctttttattttattcaggagaagggatatggctaaccaagagattccTGAAGTGGTTAGAGAACTAGCtaaggtagttcgagacctagctcaaactagagccaacccagtgcatgatccggctggggaaatgtttaagaaaatagctcaaagcaagcctccgctatatagcggagagattgaaccaagtgtgcttgaaaactggttgagggagtttgataaactcattgtagctgtgaattgccccgaaaaccttagggtgaacagtgctgtgtactacctgagaggtgaagttgatttatggtggcaacgatgtgagaatacccttagagccacacctaactttgggtgggaagcattcaaacctgcactaaggaacaagttttacccaccttatctgaagaagcaaaaggcgcaggagttcattgaactcaaaatggggggtctgtctgtgacggaatactattctaaatttatagagttgtctaggtttgcacctaaagtggtggcaacggaagagctcagggctcaaagatttgagaatggtttgaccatggacttacagctgttgttgtctggagagacctttacctcattagacaccctgtacggaaaagctgctcacctgtatgggttacaacaaaggaagaatggtagtgctgaaaagagaaaggatggtggaagctcgaatcaagggaataaccatcagaatcaggggaattttaagaagcacatgttaggttatgatacatatgacagttcataaatcatgcggaaaaaccataaagccaggaaagcatattatttacacataatcatttagcatagtatagatgcatacatgttgtagcgtgccttccttagctgcgcccgaaccgaacaagaacaagtctttaggactccaaatgtcgtccctccgtagatagtccacagtacgtccggatccgcctcaagttagaccaactagaatcgcccttaaggttactaggaatttcggctatgtgtttgcaagtgcatggctgatttttatttcaaaaacttaccctttgaatacttcaatcgtacctgcaaataatgaccctaggcccttatttatagaggtatgaaaaaggaactggaatcctattagcatactaattagttaaactagaatcctagtaggactctaactaattaattttatccttttaggattaggaatttaatcatcaaacaaatcctatacaatttaggtttcgtatgtgaacacaaactctacacgagcatgacccacgagcgtgcaggccatgcccgcgcacagcccacacggccgctcggcccacgcgagccgcaagcccacgcgagcagcagcacagctcgcagcccattgctgcgcgcgctgccatggcctgctgggcctggccttgcgctgggcctggcgtggccttggctgttcgtgtggcgcgcttggcttgctgggcgatggcctggcttcctgctgggccctcgtccggcaggccttgtccgatgcttattcgtacgatacgcttccgattaaattcccggttccggaattcatttccgatacgaacaatatttaatatttccgattccgaatttaatttccgtttcgaacaaatatttaatatttccgtttccggaattattttccgattccgataatatttccgattctgacaatatttccgtttccggcaatatttccgattccggcaatatttccatttccgataatattttccgatacgtaccatgtttccgtttccggcaacatctacgacttggataatatttatatttccgatacgatccatatttccgtttccgacaatatcatcgtttccggagtattcatttcttgcttgtgacgatctcagctcccactgaaaccaagatccgtcgatttcgaatatccatagatagagtatttaatgccattaaatacttgatccgtttacgtactatttgtgtgaccctacgggttcagtcaagagtaagctgtggattaatatcattaattccacttgaactgaagcggcctctagctaggcattcagctcacttgatctcactgaattattaacttgttaattaatactgaaccgcacttattagacttaacatagaatgcacgttatttcatttatattatgcgcaggaattccgtcggtatggcccgacactcggtatggcccgaatttattatttattatttggtttatggttggctcccatcacctttcctttatggaacattcttttggcccgttcgaagcttattctaattaaattgtgagtcaagagtcgagtcttgtattcatgatttacgtgttgattattaaatggcttttgtatgttgatTATTACTTTAGCGAGTGATACATGTTTAGAGTttcatttcactctattcttgtaagtactcagcttttgctgactacgtgctttgtgtgtttttggtcatggcctttgccttaatgaccctatgatgatctatcatttgcacttgcattgatggggagtagaataatatagcaggttggtagatcgaaatcatgtggcttgggatgatcgagagagttgcatgttttcgtattttgaactatttaactttactttaattatgtttgaaatgtttgaattatttatactttgggtttcgggccattatggttccaaattgtaggaggcctcgatatttcattaattatgtttttaaaagttagttgacattaatttccgctgcgtaattctggtaatagccttaaccgttatcacggtggcggtaatactttagtaattccttttttttaagttggaaaatgattttataaaagcaaggaattattagggtgttacaccgcCCATTCTGCCACTGCTCGTCCTACTGGGTCCTAACTCCACTCCCCTTCATCAAAATCAGTTTTTATGGCGCCTAGAGCGTCTGTAATGAATAATTGTTATTTCTGTTTTAACGCCTAGGGCGCCGTTTTTTGAATTTGGCGCCGTTTTGAGCGCAGACCAGTGGTGATTCGTCACCTTTTTATGTTTACCTTTTCCAGTTTGAGACTTTTAAACGCCTTCTCTGTTATTTTAGTTGTGTATGATTGGACGTCTACTAGGTGCCCCAGAGCAGGTGTTAATAAGTCTCTGGACAAGACTCCCATGCCCAAGCTTAttttaattgattgattgacgcaagtcaatcaatcagtatgattgccgctgaacTTGGGTATGGGGATTGTTGAGCGTCTCCTGGTGGTCGGCTTACTTTATGCTTCGACGTATAGGAGTGATCCTGTGCCTTGTAAAAATAAACtcgtttttaagaaaatgatGATTCgaatgggggtttgcccccgtcgtaaattgggcgcggcacgtttgatgccgcggcatataggagtaatcctatttgccttagaagaATAGACTCGTTTTGAGAAAACGATGATTTgaatgggggtttgcccccgtcgtaattTGGGCGCGGGAtttaggagtaatcctatttgccttagaagaATAGACTCGTTTTTGAGAAAATGATGATTCgaatgggggtttgcccccgtcgtaattTGGGCACGGCAcgtttgatgccgcggcatataggagtaattcTATTTGCCTTAGAAGAATAGACTCGTTTTTTAGAAAACGATGATTCgaatgggggtttgcccccgtcgtaattTGGGTGCGGCACGTTTgctgccgcggcatataggagtaatcctatttgccttagaagaATAGATtcgtttttaagaaaacgatgaTTCAAATGgaggtttgcccccgtcgtaaattgggcgcggcacGTTTGATGCCGCgacatataggagtaatcctatttgccttagaagaATAGATTCGTTTTTGAGAAAACGATGATTCgaatgggggtttgcccccgtcgtaatttgggcgcggcatgtttgatgccgcggcatataggagtaatcctatttgccttagaagaATAGATTCGTTTTTGAGAAAATGATGATTCgaatgggggtttgcccccgtcgtaattTGGGCGCGGCACGTTTGATGCCGCgccatataggagtaatcctatttgccttagaagaATAGACtcgtttttaagaaaacgatgaTTCAAATGgaggtttgcccccgtcgtaaattgggcgcggcacgtttgatgccgcggcatataggagtaatcctatttgccttagaagaATAGACTCGTTTTTTATAAAACGATGATTCgaatgggggtttgcccccgtcgtaattTGGGCGCGGCAcgtttgatgccgcggcatataggagtaatcctattgcCTTAGAAGAATAGATTCGTTTTTGAGAAAATGATGATTCgaatgggggtttgcccccgtcgtaattTGGGCGCGGCACGTTTGATgtcgcggcatataggagtaatcctatttgccttagaagaATAGACtcgtttttaagaaaatgatGACTTAAACGgaggtttgcccccgtcgtaaatttGGCGCGGCACGTTTGATgtcgcggcatataggagtaatcctatttgcctcAGAAGAATAGACTCGTTTTATAGAAAACGATGATTCGAATGGaagtttgcccccgtcgtaattTGGGCGCGGCAcgtttgatgccgcggcatataggagtaatcctatttgccttagaagaATAGACtcgtttttaagaaaacgatgattcaaatgggggtttgcccccgtcgtaaattgggcgcggcacgtttgatgccgcggcatataggagtaatcttATTTGCCTCAGAAGAATAGACTCGTTTTTGAGAAAACGATGATTCGAATGGGGGTATCCCCCGTTGTAATTTGGGCGCGGCCCGTTTGATgtcgcggcatataggagtaatcctatttgccttagtAAAAATAGACGTTCGCTTTTAAGGGAACGGTTTTTATAACtttgataggtgatcagcctatatTTATGCTAATCTGGGTCACTCCTTAGGCTTCAATCAATTAGGCTTGTAAGCGTTTTGCTAATCtagggccacttcttaggcctttattcGATTAGGCTTTTTGCATGCACATGTTAGGTAAGTTAGTGTTTAGAGTATTGAGTAATAAATAGTACGAAACAaggagtagtattatttatactttgtaagGCGAATTTATCCGGTTACAAGAGAGATTACTACTCTATTAGGACCATTAGCGGTCGTTGTCTAGACAGCAGAATCTTCCATAAAGGATGAAGTCAGAACACATCTAGAAAAAATATCTtttgagattgtcggcattctAGGTGCGTAGAATGGGTCGGCCTTGCATGTCCTGAATGCGATAAGTTCCATCCCTGACCTTGTCATAGATCTCATAGGGTCCTTCCCAAGTTGGTGTCAGCTTGCCCTGCTCATTGGCTCGTCACACAGACTCCATTTTTCGGAGAACAAAGTCCCCAATCTTGAGCACTCTtttagagactttcttgttgtactccctcgccatccttatcttgtacaaaTGTTTCCTCAATGCCGCATTTCCTCTTACTTCGGGTAAAAAATCCAGGGCcaacttcatcatttcccaattggcattCTCGTCATATAACATGACTCTTAGTGTAGGTTCACACATCTCTATGGGCAGTACGGCCTCGGcaccataggctagcaagaatgGGGTTTCGTCGGtggaattcttagccgtggtgcggattgaccataagacgtttggcaactcatcagcccatagacctttaGCTTCATCTAGCTTCTTTTTTATCCCCTCGGAGATTATCTTGTTAAATGCTTCGACCTGGCCATTGGCTTGAGGTCGTCCTACAGAGGCAAAGAAAATGTGTATGTCGTGGTCTGCTAACCACtccttcagcttaggcgtctcaaactgaggcccattGTCAAAGACGATAGCTTGTGGTATTCCGAAGCGAGTCATAATATTTTTCCAGATAAATTCCCTTACATCACTAGTCCTTATATTCTTGAGGGCTTCTGCTTCTACCCACTTAGTGAAGTAGTCAACGACTACAATCACGTAGCGCCGGCCTCCAGGGGCTGCTGTATATGGTCCCAATAGATCCATTCCCCACTTGGCAAAAGGAATGGGGCTCATGATAGGGGTGAGAGGGTGAGACGGCCGGTGAATGAGATGCGCAAATCGTTGGCACTTGTCACACTTCTGCACCATGGCCAGAGCGTCTTCTCTCAAAGTGGGCCAGTAATAACCAGTTCGCAGGGCTTTTTCAGCTAAAGCTCGTCCTCCAATAAGAGAGCTACACAATCCTTGATGCAGGTCGTCCATAATTTCTTTCCCCTTCTCAGGAGTAACGCACCGCAAGAGGGGTCTGGAAAATGACTTTTTATACAAAACTCCATTCCaccattcaaaccaagaactTCTCTTTTGAATTTTGGCGGCTAGGCTTGGGTCGTCTGGAAGTGAGTCCTCTACCTTATATGCAATGATGGGGGCCATCCAAGTTGATGACCGGCCAAGTATGGCTACCACAGGAGTGCACAACTCTTGTTCAATGCTTCGTCTTTCTTTCACTTCCCAAAACACATGACGTGGAGTGTCATAGGAAGCCGAGCTAGCTAGTTTAGACAGGGCATCGGCCTGATTGTTCTCTGTTCTGGGAATTTGCTTAGCTTCGAAACTCTTCAAATGTTCTATTTCTTGACGCACAGCTTGCATGTATTTGATCATGTTGGGATCTCTTGCCTCGTAGTCTCCGTTTACTTGACTTACAATGAGCTGTGAATCAGAAAGAGCAAGTATCTCTTGAGCTCCGGCGGCTTTGCACATTTTTATGCCGGCTAGCAAAGCTTCATATTCAGCCTCATTGTTTGAAGTTTGGAAGTTAAACCTCATGGCGTACTCGTACTTGTCTCCTTCAGGGGATTGACATATTATGCCGGCTCCACATCCGTTCTGGGTGGACGACTTATCTACATATACCGTCCAACGGGTCGCCACGTTCTTCTCAAAAGTAGGCCTCGTCATTTCTGCAATGAAATCGACAAATGCTTGTCCCATGATAGCCTTTCGCGGTTCATATGAGATGTCAAATGCATTCAGCTCAATTGCCCATTTTAGCATTCGTCCGGCAGCGTCTAGCTTAGTAAGCGGTTGTTTCAACGGCTGGTCTGTGTACACCacttgtaataccccga
This genomic stretch from Spinacia oleracea cultivar Varoflay chromosome 3, BTI_SOV_V1, whole genome shotgun sequence harbors:
- the LOC110788415 gene encoding uncharacterized protein — translated: MLKWAIELNAFDISYEPRKAIMGQAFVDFIAEMTRPTFEKNVATRWTVYVDKSSTQNGCGAGIICQSPEGDKYEYAMRFNFQTSNNEAEYEALLAGIKMCKAAGAQEILALSDSQLIVSQVNGDYEARDPNMIKYMQAVRQEIEHLKSFEAKQIPRTENNQADALSKLASSASYDTPRHVFWEVKERRSIEQELCTPVVAILGRSSTWMAPIIAYKVEDSLPDDPSLAAKIQKRSSWFEWWNGVLYKKSFSRPLLRCVTPEKGKEIMDDLHQGLCSSLIGGRALAEKALRTGYYWPTLREDALAMVQKCDKCQRFAHLIHRPSHPLTPIMSPIPFAKWGMDLLGPYTAAPGGRRYVIVVVDYFTKWVEAEALKNIRTSDVREFIWKNIMTRFGIPQAIVFDNGPQFETPKLKEWLADHDIHIFFASVGRPQANGQVEAFNKIISEGIKKKLDEAKAYGAEAVLPIEMCEPTLRVMLYDENANWEMMKLALDFLPEVRGNAALRKHLYKIRMAREYNKKVSKRVLKIGDFVLRKMESV